A single region of the Sphingobium sp. EP60837 genome encodes:
- a CDS encoding YkvA family protein, with translation MIWQRLRAWAKGMNADILALWIAARDSRTPAVAKLIAAIVAAYALSPIDLIPDFIPVIGYLDDLLIVPLGIVLAVRLIPPPLMEEYRAEAQRRSARPSSRAGAAFVVLLWLAAAAAMWLWFEPKT, from the coding sequence ATGATCTGGCAGAGGCTGCGGGCGTGGGCGAAAGGCATGAACGCCGACATCCTCGCCCTCTGGATAGCGGCGCGCGATAGCCGGACCCCGGCTGTTGCGAAGCTGATCGCAGCCATCGTCGCGGCCTATGCACTTAGTCCGATCGATCTGATCCCGGACTTTATCCCTGTGATCGGCTATCTTGACGATCTTCTGATCGTACCGCTTGGCATAGTCCTGGCCGTTCGGCTCATTCCCCCGCCGTTGATGGAGGAGTATCGGGCGGAGGCTCAGCGCCGGTCGGCGCGTCCGTCCAGCCGTGCAGGCGCCGCGTTTGTGGTCTTGCTGTGGCTGGCTGCTGCAGCGGCGATGTGGCTGTGGTTTGAGCCTAAGACGTAA
- a CDS encoding SDR family oxidoreductase encodes MSEEEAPAYRPLGGARGRTEGSLPLANKRLALVTGGHRRLGGVIAAGFARAGYSLAIHGSHDTRLDSALALALDESGTEWDGFTADFADPESAEELVAKVAERFGRPPDILVNSAAIFGQDRLDNVTADDLMRHYAVNCAAPALLTKSFATIPAGVADRCIINILDQRIDHPHADQLAYTLSKAALAGLTRLSASSLAPHIRVNAVAPGLTIATPDYDEEQMEKLQSAMPLGRLPLAEQIAEAALYLAQASAVTGQTLYVDGGAHLRSYDRDFMHMGR; translated from the coding sequence GTGAGTGAGGAGGAAGCACCTGCTTACCGTCCTCTGGGCGGAGCACGCGGGCGGACGGAAGGATCTCTGCCGCTGGCGAACAAGCGGCTTGCGCTCGTGACGGGCGGACACAGGCGGCTTGGCGGCGTGATCGCGGCGGGCTTCGCACGCGCCGGTTATTCCCTCGCGATCCACGGCAGTCACGATACGCGTCTCGACTCCGCACTTGCCCTCGCCCTCGATGAAAGCGGGACCGAGTGGGACGGCTTCACTGCCGATTTTGCCGACCCGGAAAGCGCGGAAGAATTGGTCGCCAAGGTGGCGGAGCGATTTGGCCGCCCGCCCGACATATTGGTGAACAGCGCCGCTATCTTCGGCCAGGATCGGCTGGACAACGTCACGGCCGATGATCTGATGCGCCATTATGCCGTCAATTGCGCAGCGCCCGCACTCCTTACAAAGTCGTTCGCGACGATCCCAGCGGGCGTTGCGGATCGCTGCATCATCAACATCCTGGACCAGCGAATCGATCACCCCCATGCTGACCAGCTGGCCTATACGCTTTCCAAGGCAGCGTTGGCGGGGCTGACCCGGCTATCCGCCTCCAGCCTTGCGCCCCATATCCGTGTCAACGCGGTAGCGCCCGGCCTCACCATCGCGACGCCCGATTACGACGAGGAGCAGATGGAAAAGCTGCAATCCGCGATGCCGCTGGGCCGCTTGCCGCTGGCGGAACAGATCGCCGAAGCCGCCCTCTATCTCGCGCAGGCGAGCGCTGTTACAGGGCAGACGCTTTATGTCGACGGCGGCGCCCATCTGCGCAGCTATGATCGCGACTTCATGCATATGGGGCGGTGA
- a CDS encoding universal stress protein yields the protein MRTYLVVVDESPEAETALRFAARRAAKTSGSIRILALVPPAEFVQWGGVQATMEDEARQRAEALVTNAAGTLTEESGIRPSITVRQGDPVALVRETLDEMPDVAALVLGAAASGHPGALVSHFAGADAGKLPCPIMVIPGGLSVEAIDRLS from the coding sequence ATGCGCACTTATCTGGTTGTAGTGGACGAATCGCCCGAGGCGGAAACGGCGCTCCGTTTCGCGGCGCGGCGTGCCGCCAAGACGTCGGGGTCGATCCGCATCCTTGCCCTCGTTCCGCCTGCGGAGTTCGTCCAGTGGGGCGGTGTCCAGGCGACCATGGAGGATGAAGCCCGGCAACGCGCGGAGGCGCTGGTGACCAACGCCGCGGGCACGCTGACAGAAGAGTCAGGCATTCGACCCAGCATCACGGTGCGGCAGGGGGACCCGGTCGCCCTCGTTCGCGAGACGCTAGACGAAATGCCCGATGTGGCTGCGCTGGTGCTGGGCGCGGCTGCCAGCGGCCATCCGGGCGCGCTGGTTTCGCACTTTGCGGGGGCCGATGCGGGCAAGCTTCCCTGCCCTATCATGGTCATTCCGGGCGGGCTCAGTGTCGAGGCTATTGATCGGCTAAGTTAG
- a CDS encoding pyruvate dehydrogenase complex dihydrolipoamide acetyltransferase gives MSKNIQMPALSPTMEEGTLAKWLVKEGDTVSSGDLLAEIETDKATMEFEAVDEGKIAKILVAEGSEGVKVGTVIAIIAEEGEDLAEAAAGGGAPAPKPAATPKADPVPAKAEAPAPKADAPAAKSDDRVKASPLARRLAQAKGVDLASVTGSGPNGRVVKADLEGAAPTAAAPAAAATQAPAAAPAPAAVHAAQDFGIPHEVIKLSGMRKTIARRLTESKQQVPHIYLTVDVQLDKLLKLRGELNAGLASRNVKLSVNDLLIKALGVALIQVPACNVQFAGDQMLQFKRADIAVAVSIPGGLITPIVAGADSKGVAAISTEMKDLAARAKDGKLKPEEYQGGTASLSNMGMFGIKQFEAVINPPQAMIMAIGAGEKRPFVVDDSLQIATVMSATGSFDHRAIDGADGARLMQVFRELVENPLGMLA, from the coding sequence ATGAGCAAGAACATTCAGATGCCTGCTTTGTCCCCCACGATGGAAGAAGGGACGCTGGCGAAATGGCTGGTGAAGGAAGGTGACACGGTCTCCTCTGGCGACCTGCTCGCGGAGATCGAAACCGACAAGGCGACGATGGAGTTCGAGGCCGTGGATGAGGGCAAGATCGCGAAGATCCTGGTCGCCGAAGGCTCTGAAGGCGTCAAGGTCGGCACGGTCATCGCCATCATCGCCGAAGAGGGCGAGGACCTTGCCGAGGCGGCCGCAGGTGGCGGAGCGCCCGCACCGAAGCCTGCCGCAACGCCCAAGGCGGACCCCGTCCCCGCGAAGGCTGAAGCGCCGGCCCCCAAAGCCGATGCGCCGGCCGCAAAATCCGACGATCGCGTGAAGGCCAGCCCGCTCGCGCGCCGCCTCGCGCAGGCCAAGGGCGTCGACCTCGCCAGCGTCACCGGTTCCGGCCCCAACGGCCGCGTCGTCAAGGCAGACCTGGAGGGCGCCGCTCCCACAGCCGCCGCGCCCGCCGCCGCTGCAACCCAGGCTCCCGCTGCCGCACCCGCGCCGGCCGCGGTCCACGCCGCACAGGACTTCGGCATCCCGCATGAAGTCATCAAGCTCAGCGGGATGCGCAAGACGATCGCGCGCCGCCTCACCGAATCCAAGCAGCAGGTGCCGCACATCTACCTCACCGTCGATGTGCAGCTCGACAAGCTGCTGAAACTGCGCGGAGAACTCAACGCCGGCCTCGCCAGCCGCAACGTCAAGCTGTCGGTCAACGACCTGCTGATCAAGGCGCTCGGCGTTGCCCTCATCCAGGTGCCCGCATGCAATGTGCAGTTCGCGGGCGATCAGATGCTGCAATTCAAGCGCGCCGATATCGCCGTCGCCGTCTCGATCCCCGGGGGCCTCATCACCCCGATCGTCGCCGGTGCGGACAGCAAGGGCGTCGCCGCCATCTCCACCGAGATGAAGGACCTCGCCGCCCGCGCCAAGGACGGCAAGCTTAAGCCTGAGGAATATCAGGGGGGCACCGCGTCCCTTTCCAACATGGGCATGTTCGGCATCAAGCAGTTCGAAGCCGTCATCAATCCGCCCCAGGCCATGATCATGGCCATCGGCGCGGGCGAAAAGCGGCCCTTCGTCGTGGATGACTCGCTCCAGATCGCGACCGTCATGTCCGCCACCGGCAGCTTCGACCATCGTGCCATTGACGGCGCGGACGGCGCGCGCCTGATGCAGGTCTTCCGCGAATTGGTCGAAAACCCGCTCGGCATGCTCGCCTGA
- a CDS encoding enoyl-CoA hydratase-related protein, whose protein sequence is MSFETILVEQRDAVTLVTLNRPQALNALNTQVLADLSAAFAAYDADPSQLCLVLTGSEKAFAAGADIKEMATKEAADFFLEDFFSGWQRDVVATRKPWIAAVAGFALGGGCELAMMADFIIAADTAKFGQPEIKLGVAPGMGGSQRLTKAVGKAKAMEMCLTGRMMGAEEAERSGLVSRVVPAAELVDDALKTAAAIAAMPPMATMVNKEMVNLAFETGLAQGLLNERRLFQLLTATEDRVEGMAAFVEKRPGVWKGR, encoded by the coding sequence ATGAGCTTTGAAACGATCCTGGTCGAACAGCGCGATGCGGTAACGTTGGTCACGCTCAACCGGCCGCAAGCGCTGAACGCGCTGAATACACAGGTGCTGGCGGATTTGAGTGCGGCCTTCGCCGCCTATGATGCCGATCCCTCGCAACTCTGTCTTGTGCTGACGGGCAGCGAAAAGGCTTTCGCCGCGGGTGCCGACATCAAGGAGATGGCGACCAAGGAAGCAGCGGACTTCTTCCTGGAGGACTTCTTCTCCGGCTGGCAGCGTGATGTGGTCGCAACCCGCAAACCATGGATCGCGGCCGTGGCAGGCTTTGCGCTCGGGGGCGGCTGTGAACTGGCGATGATGGCGGACTTCATCATCGCCGCCGACACCGCCAAATTCGGGCAGCCCGAAATCAAGCTGGGTGTCGCGCCCGGCATGGGTGGGTCGCAGCGCCTGACCAAGGCAGTGGGCAAGGCGAAGGCGATGGAAATGTGCCTGACGGGCCGCATGATGGGTGCTGAAGAAGCGGAACGCTCGGGCCTCGTCTCGCGCGTGGTTCCTGCGGCCGAGCTGGTGGACGATGCGCTCAAGACTGCGGCCGCGATCGCTGCCATGCCTCCCATGGCGACGATGGTGAACAAGGAGATGGTGAACCTCGCCTTCGAAACCGGTCTGGCTCAGGGCCTCCTGAACGAACGCCGCCTGTTCCAACTGCTGACCGCCACTGAGGATCGGGTCGAAGGGATGGCTGCTTTCGTGGAAAAGCGTCCCGGCGTTTGGAAGGGGCGCTGA
- a CDS encoding replication-associated recombination protein A, with protein MADLFASDAETTGEPAENAPLADRLRPRTLSDVVGQDHLTGPEGAIGRMVAAGRLSSIILWGPPGTGKTTIARLLADAVDMRFEPISAVFSGVADLKKVFAAAKDHARRGEKTLLFVDEIHRFNRAQQDSFLPFVEDGTVTLVGATTENPSFELNAALLSRAQVLILHRLDAAALELLLDRAEALTGRPLPLTAAARDALLASADGDGRFLLNQVETLYSIDIGEPLDAAGLSALLHRRMAVYDKDREGHYNLISALHKSLRGSDPQAALYYLARILTAGEQPLYVLRRLVRFASEDIGLADPQALVQCLAAKDAYDFLGSPEGELAIVQACLYCATAPKSNAAYGAMKTAWKSARDTGSLMPPKNILNAPTRLMKAIGYGKGYQYDHDSAEGFSGDNYWPEEMDPQTYYAPTDRGFEARVAERMAYWDRLRAERHES; from the coding sequence ATGGCTGACCTTTTCGCTTCCGACGCAGAAACAACCGGGGAGCCAGCGGAGAATGCCCCGCTGGCCGATCGGCTGCGCCCCCGCACCCTGTCCGATGTTGTGGGCCAGGACCACCTGACCGGGCCGGAAGGCGCGATCGGGCGAATGGTGGCGGCGGGGCGGCTTTCCTCCATCATCTTGTGGGGACCGCCGGGCACGGGCAAGACGACCATCGCCCGCCTGCTGGCCGATGCGGTGGACATGCGCTTCGAACCGATCTCGGCCGTTTTTTCAGGCGTGGCCGACCTGAAGAAGGTCTTCGCCGCAGCCAAGGATCATGCCCGGCGCGGCGAAAAGACGCTGCTGTTCGTGGATGAGATCCATCGGTTCAATCGCGCGCAGCAGGACAGTTTCCTGCCCTTTGTAGAGGATGGAACGGTCACGCTGGTCGGGGCGACGACGGAAAATCCGAGCTTTGAACTGAACGCGGCGCTGCTGTCCCGCGCGCAGGTGTTGATCCTGCACCGGCTGGACGCTGCGGCGCTGGAACTGCTGCTGGACCGGGCGGAAGCGCTGACCGGGCGGCCGTTACCGCTGACGGCGGCGGCGCGGGACGCCTTGCTGGCGAGCGCAGACGGCGACGGGCGTTTCCTGCTGAACCAGGTCGAAACGCTCTATTCGATCGATATTGGCGAGCCGCTGGATGCGGCGGGCCTTTCCGCCCTGCTCCACCGGCGGATGGCGGTCTATGACAAGGATCGGGAGGGACATTACAACCTCATCTCCGCGCTGCACAAATCGCTGCGCGGGTCCGATCCGCAGGCAGCGCTCTACTATCTGGCGCGAATACTTACGGCGGGGGAGCAGCCGCTCTATGTGCTGCGGCGGCTGGTTCGCTTCGCCAGCGAGGATATCGGCCTCGCCGACCCGCAGGCGCTGGTGCAATGCCTCGCGGCCAAGGATGCCTATGACTTTCTCGGCAGCCCGGAGGGTGAGCTGGCGATCGTTCAGGCATGCCTTTATTGCGCCACTGCCCCTAAATCCAATGCCGCTTATGGGGCGATGAAGACGGCCTGGAAGTCGGCGCGCGACACCGGATCATTGATGCCGCCCAAGAATATCCTGAACGCGCCCACGCGGCTCATGAAGGCGATCGGCTATGGCAAGGGCTATCAATATGATCATGATAGCGCGGAGGGCTTTTCAGGGGACAATTACTGGCCTGAGGAGATGGACCCGCAGACCTATTACGCGCCCACCGATCGCGGCTTTGAGGCGCGGGTAGCCGAACGCATGGCTTATTGGGACCGCCTGCGTGCAGAGCGCCACGAGAGCTGA
- a CDS encoding DUF2945 domain-containing protein: MTDSFRKGMRVKWNWGQGVGRGRVAERFDRHVERTIEGAPIRRNGSARNPAYLVQTDNGSEVLKLGSELSRA; this comes from the coding sequence ATGACCGACAGTTTCCGCAAAGGAATGCGGGTGAAGTGGAACTGGGGCCAGGGCGTTGGCCGTGGCCGGGTCGCCGAAAGGTTCGACCGGCATGTCGAACGGACGATTGAAGGCGCGCCGATCCGCCGCAATGGATCGGCCAGGAACCCCGCCTATCTCGTCCAGACCGACAATGGCAGCGAAGTCCTGAAACTGGGTTCGGAACTCAGCCGCGCCTGA
- a CDS encoding acyl-CoA thioesterase gives MAFIDEQPPEASPAVRVIAMPADTNPYGDIFGGWLMSLMDSAAGSVAARHSHGRAVTIAVEGMTFLRPVVVGDEVSVFATLKSVGRTSMKIAVEAWRRTRHDDRSYRVTQATFTFVAIGEDRQPRSVPPLPAESDKKD, from the coding sequence ATGGCTTTCATCGACGAACAGCCGCCGGAGGCAAGCCCGGCGGTCCGCGTCATCGCGATGCCCGCTGATACCAATCCCTATGGGGATATTTTCGGCGGCTGGCTGATGAGCCTGATGGACTCCGCCGCTGGTTCCGTGGCGGCGCGGCACAGCCATGGCCGCGCCGTGACCATTGCGGTCGAAGGCATGACCTTCCTGCGCCCGGTCGTCGTCGGCGATGAAGTGTCGGTGTTCGCGACGCTCAAGTCGGTCGGCCGTACGTCGATGAAGATCGCGGTCGAAGCTTGGCGGCGGACCCGCCATGACGACCGCTCCTACCGCGTGACTCAGGCCACCTTCACCTTCGTGGCGATCGGTGAAGATCGCCAGCCCCGTTCCGTGCCGCCCCTCCCGGCGGAATCAGACAAGAAAGACTGA
- a CDS encoding glycosyltransferase family 4 protein: MDVTGLRVALFSGNYNYVRDGANQALNRFVGYLLSQGAAVRVYSPTIATPAFEPTGDLVSAPSFAVPGRREYRVPYRMSGAVRRDLKRFRPNLVHVSSPDPLGHRAVSWARSGGLPAVASVHTRFETYPRYYGLAFLEPVIESLLRRFYRRCDAIVAPSESMAQLLREQRMSYDVGIWTRGIDRRIFNPGQRDLAWRRSLGIEDDEAVIGFIGRLVMEKGLDVFSDTIDQLALRHVRHKVMIVGEGPAREWFQNRLPNAIFTGFQKGADLGRAVASMDMLFNPSITETFGNVTLEAMACALPTVAARATGSESLVTEGVTGRLIRPGAIGAFADALAAYCTNPQARADAGAAARAEAERYGWDQVNQALVDTYIRVIRQRSQGALLRSSPVP; this comes from the coding sequence ATGGATGTCACTGGCCTTCGCGTCGCGCTCTTCAGCGGCAATTACAATTATGTGCGCGACGGCGCCAACCAGGCGCTCAACCGTTTCGTGGGTTATCTGCTGAGTCAGGGCGCGGCCGTGCGCGTCTATTCGCCGACCATCGCGACGCCCGCTTTCGAGCCGACCGGCGACCTTGTCAGCGCGCCATCCTTCGCGGTTCCGGGGCGTCGGGAATATCGCGTCCCCTATCGCATGTCGGGCGCCGTTCGTCGCGACCTCAAGCGATTTCGCCCCAACCTCGTCCATGTCTCAAGCCCCGATCCACTGGGGCACAGGGCGGTGAGCTGGGCACGGAGCGGTGGATTGCCTGCGGTCGCGTCGGTTCATACGCGTTTCGAAACCTATCCGCGCTATTATGGACTGGCCTTTCTGGAGCCCGTCATCGAATCCCTGCTGCGCCGCTTCTATCGCCGGTGCGACGCGATCGTCGCCCCGTCCGAATCGATGGCGCAGCTGCTGCGCGAACAGCGGATGAGCTATGATGTCGGCATCTGGACGCGCGGGATCGACCGGCGGATTTTCAATCCGGGCCAGCGCGACCTGGCGTGGCGGCGGTCGCTGGGCATAGAGGATGATGAGGCGGTGATCGGCTTCATCGGCCGATTGGTGATGGAAAAGGGGCTGGACGTCTTTTCCGACACGATCGACCAGCTGGCGCTGCGGCATGTGCGGCACAAGGTAATGATCGTGGGCGAAGGACCCGCGCGCGAATGGTTCCAGAATCGCTTGCCCAACGCGATCTTCACCGGCTTTCAGAAGGGCGCGGACCTGGGTCGTGCCGTCGCCAGCATGGATATGCTGTTCAACCCGTCCATCACCGAAACTTTCGGCAATGTGACGTTGGAGGCGATGGCCTGCGCGCTACCCACCGTTGCCGCCCGGGCCACTGGCAGCGAAAGCCTGGTGACCGAAGGCGTGACGGGACGCCTGATCCGCCCCGGAGCAATCGGCGCCTTTGCCGATGCGCTCGCGGCCTATTGCACCAATCCGCAGGCGCGCGCCGATGCAGGAGCAGCCGCCAGGGCGGAGGCGGAGCGTTATGGCTGGGACCAAGTGAACCAGGCGCTGGTCGATACCTATATCCGCGTCATCCGCCAGCGGTCGCAAGGCGCTTTGTTGCGCTCCAGCCCGGTTCCTTAA
- a CDS encoding MOSC domain-containing protein, whose product MADHLVVEALLTGTPVPFRDGDYSAIAKRPVDGTVRIGWLGLEGDAVADPIHHGGWDKAIHLYPQDHYAWWRERKPDHRLLAAPGAFGENVASHGMTEEQICLGDRFSLGSAIVEVSHGRQPCWKLDHRFGARDVLATIVKTGRSGLYFRVLREGEAEPQGRMDLLDRPLPQWPIARVFRLLIGGGHKAEPDAVRALAGMPVLAEAWRDRARKLAE is encoded by the coding sequence ATGGCTGATCATCTTGTCGTCGAAGCATTGCTGACTGGCACGCCGGTTCCTTTCCGGGACGGAGACTATAGCGCCATCGCCAAGCGCCCTGTGGACGGCACGGTTCGCATCGGCTGGCTCGGGCTGGAAGGGGACGCGGTCGCCGATCCCATCCATCATGGCGGCTGGGACAAGGCGATCCATCTTTACCCGCAGGACCATTATGCCTGGTGGCGCGAGCGCAAACCGGATCATCGGTTGCTGGCTGCGCCGGGTGCTTTCGGGGAGAATGTCGCGTCCCACGGCATGACCGAGGAGCAGATTTGCCTCGGCGATCGCTTTTCCCTCGGCAGCGCGATTGTCGAAGTCAGCCACGGTCGTCAGCCCTGCTGGAAACTCGACCACCGCTTCGGCGCGCGCGATGTGCTGGCGACGATCGTCAAGACTGGCCGCTCGGGCCTCTATTTCCGCGTGCTGCGGGAAGGGGAGGCGGAGCCGCAAGGCCGCATGGACCTGCTCGACCGTCCTCTGCCCCAATGGCCGATCGCGCGCGTCTTCAGGCTGTTGATCGGCGGCGGGCACAAGGCAGAACCCGACGCTGTGCGAGCGCTCGCGGGCATGCCGGTGCTGGCCGAGGCTTGGCGCGACCGGGCGCGAAAATTGGCGGAGTAG
- the folE gene encoding GTP cyclohydrolase I FolE, whose amino-acid sequence MDYDPDAEAVGEAIKEAVPANVSEAIRTLIRWSGDNPEREGLLETPERVARAWREYCRGYNADPAYHLSRIFHEVGGYDDIVLLKDIPFQSHCEHHMAPIIGRGHIAYLPGKYVVGISKLARVLHAFANRLQVQERLTAEVANCIWENLKPQGVAVVIEATHGCMTGRGVRTPNVLMKTSRMLGVFRDDEKSREEVLKLIDS is encoded by the coding sequence ATGGACTATGATCCCGATGCCGAGGCTGTAGGCGAAGCTATCAAGGAAGCCGTGCCCGCAAATGTGTCAGAGGCCATCCGGACGTTGATCCGCTGGTCGGGTGACAATCCGGAACGCGAAGGTCTGCTGGAAACGCCCGAACGTGTCGCGCGCGCCTGGCGCGAATATTGTCGCGGCTATAATGCCGACCCGGCCTATCACCTGTCTCGAATCTTCCATGAAGTCGGCGGCTATGACGATATCGTGCTTTTGAAGGACATACCGTTCCAATCGCATTGCGAACATCACATGGCGCCGATCATTGGCCGGGGTCACATCGCCTATCTGCCGGGCAAATATGTGGTCGGCATATCGAAGCTGGCCCGCGTGCTGCATGCCTTCGCCAACCGGCTGCAGGTGCAGGAGAGGCTGACCGCCGAAGTCGCCAACTGCATCTGGGAAAATCTGAAGCCGCAGGGTGTCGCCGTCGTCATCGAAGCCACCCATGGCTGCATGACAGGACGCGGCGTGCGAACGCCCAATGTTCTCATGAAGACCAGCCGGATGCTCGGCGTGTTCCGCGATGATGAAAAAAGTCGCGAGGAAGTGCTGAAGCTCATCGACTCGTGA
- the rnr gene encoding ribonuclease R codes for MVSTQKQKKSDKVRPAGFPTRDQVMDFITSSDQPAGKREIARAFGLKGQEKIALKALLKDMADEGLIDLGAARAFHKMGGVPKVTVLRIVDVDDTTLIATPERWEAEGQPAPRLRVVERGKRGALTIGDRILARTEEAGRGWVAHPMKKLAKASEELLGVVEAGEGGKLWLRPVDKRIRKDTPISDAGNANPGDLVLAEPVGRPPRISARITDILGDPFAPRSFSLIAIHKHGIPHVFPEKVEDEALAAAKIALHEDKREDLRHLPIVAIDPVDARDHDDAVWAAPDEDPANPGGYRAIVAIADVSYYVRPGSALDKEARKRGNSVYFPDLVVPMLPHQLSSDMCSLRAGQDRAAMACHLVVDASGKVTSWRFTRAIIRVAAVLAYEDAQAAIDGEKPLSFRGGVGVGESPAADLLESALKPLWACWKLLRKARDKRDPLALDLPERRVVLDDNGKIVSVAVRERLDAHMLIEDYMIAANVAAAKALEAKKAPVMYRVHEPPSREKLVALKDYLATFDIEFALGQVIKPSTFNRLIDRIGEAEEKPQIMEQILRSQTQAYYAPQNMGHFGLALGSYAHFTSPIRRYADLLVHRALVGAYGLELPAPKGGVLPDRTSLSGDDYENMGRVGEMISQHERRAMEAERETIDRYVAAYLAAHVGELVNARITGVQNFGFFATVEGLGGDGLVPVSTMGDERFFFDEAGRALEGVQSGDRYTVGQHLQLRLAEADPINGSLRFELPDAPPQRPSFKKDRMRPGAKRGRPANIRHIGSKRGRHGR; via the coding sequence ATGGTATCGACCCAAAAGCAGAAAAAATCCGATAAGGTCCGGCCCGCCGGCTTTCCCACCCGCGATCAGGTGATGGACTTCATCACCTCCTCCGATCAGCCCGCAGGCAAGCGGGAGATCGCCAGGGCGTTCGGCCTCAAGGGGCAGGAAAAGATCGCGCTGAAGGCGCTGCTGAAGGACATGGCGGATGAGGGGCTGATCGATCTCGGCGCGGCCCGTGCGTTCCACAAGATGGGCGGCGTGCCGAAGGTCACCGTGCTGCGGATCGTGGATGTCGATGACACGACCCTGATCGCCACGCCCGAGCGGTGGGAGGCTGAAGGCCAGCCCGCGCCACGCCTGCGCGTAGTCGAACGCGGCAAAAGGGGCGCGCTGACGATCGGCGATCGCATCCTCGCCAGGACGGAAGAGGCGGGGCGCGGCTGGGTAGCGCACCCGATGAAGAAGCTCGCCAAGGCGAGCGAAGAACTGCTCGGCGTGGTGGAAGCGGGCGAGGGGGGCAAGCTCTGGCTGCGGCCCGTCGATAAGCGCATTCGCAAGGACACACCGATCAGCGACGCGGGCAACGCCAATCCTGGCGACCTCGTGCTGGCTGAGCCTGTGGGCCGGCCTCCTCGGATCAGCGCCCGCATCACCGACATATTGGGTGATCCCTTCGCCCCGCGCAGCTTCAGCCTGATCGCGATACACAAGCACGGCATACCGCACGTCTTCCCCGAAAAGGTGGAGGATGAGGCGTTGGCAGCCGCGAAAATCGCCCTGCATGAGGACAAGCGCGAGGATCTGCGCCACCTGCCCATCGTGGCGATCGACCCCGTCGATGCGCGGGATCATGACGATGCTGTATGGGCCGCGCCGGACGAGGACCCCGCCAATCCCGGCGGCTATCGCGCCATCGTCGCCATCGCCGACGTCAGCTATTATGTCCGCCCCGGCAGTGCGCTCGACAAGGAAGCCCGCAAGCGCGGCAACAGCGTCTATTTCCCAGACCTCGTCGTCCCGATGCTGCCGCACCAGCTTTCGTCCGATATGTGCTCCCTGCGCGCAGGGCAGGACCGCGCGGCCATGGCCTGCCATCTCGTGGTCGATGCCTCAGGCAAGGTCACATCCTGGCGCTTCACCCGAGCAATCATCCGCGTCGCCGCCGTCCTCGCCTATGAAGACGCCCAAGCTGCTATCGACGGAGAAAAGCCCCTCTCCTTCAGGGGAGGAGTTGGGGTGGGGGAAAGCCCCGCAGCCGACCTTCTCGAATCCGCCCTGAAACCCCTTTGGGCCTGCTGGAAACTTCTCCGCAAAGCCCGCGACAAGCGTGACCCTCTGGCGCTCGACCTGCCCGAACGCCGCGTCGTCCTGGACGACAATGGCAAGATCGTCAGCGTCGCTGTCCGCGAGCGCCTGGACGCGCACATGCTGATCGAGGATTATATGATCGCCGCGAACGTCGCCGCCGCCAAGGCGCTGGAGGCGAAGAAGGCGCCCGTCATGTATCGCGTCCACGAGCCGCCAAGCCGCGAAAAGCTGGTCGCTCTCAAGGACTATCTCGCGACCTTCGACATCGAATTTGCGCTGGGGCAGGTGATCAAACCCTCAACTTTCAACCGCCTGATCGATCGCATCGGCGAGGCGGAGGAAAAGCCGCAGATCATGGAGCAGATCCTGCGCAGCCAGACACAGGCTTATTACGCGCCGCAAAATATGGGGCATTTCGGCCTGGCGCTTGGCTCCTACGCCCACTTCACCTCGCCCATCCGCCGCTATGCCGACCTTCTCGTTCACCGCGCGCTTGTCGGCGCCTATGGCCTTGAACTGCCCGCGCCCAAGGGCGGCGTCCTGCCCGACCGCACATCGCTCAGCGGCGATGACTATGAGAATATGGGCCGCGTCGGCGAAATGATCAGCCAGCATGAACGTCGCGCCATGGAAGCGGAGCGGGAGACGATCGATCGCTATGTCGCTGCCTATCTCGCCGCGCATGTGGGCGAGTTGGTCAATGCGCGGATCACCGGCGTCCAGAATTTCGGGTTTTTTGCCACGGTGGAAGGGCTCGGCGGCGACGGCCTCGTTCCTGTCTCCACCATGGGCGATGAACGCTTCTTCTTCGATGAGGCGGGCCGCGCGCTCGAAGGGGTGCAGAGCGGCGACCGCTACACGGTCGGTCAGCACCTCCAACTGCGTCTGGCCGAAGCCGACCCGATCAACGGCAGCTTGCGCTTCGAACTCCCCGATGCGCCCCCGCAACGGCCGAGCTTCAAAAAGGATCGGATGCGCCCCGGCGCCAAACGCGGCCGTCCCGCCAACATCCGCCACATTGGCTCAAAGCGGGGGCGACACGGGCGATAG